In the genome of Calliopsis andreniformis isolate RMS-2024a chromosome 10, iyCalAndr_principal, whole genome shotgun sequence, one region contains:
- the Rhogap19d gene encoding rho GTPase activating protein at 19D isoform X1, translating into MAEDRNNSQGFVGQAHTIEHGSPPPPAPTTSTTTVANPGVGAIGGTIARIGSGQRDDSPPRGPRTLLLRRGETGFGFTLRHFIVYPPESCCMLPGHERTRIEEPMDTIFVKQVRANSPAAEAGLRTGDRVVSVDGKPTRGEQYAKVVQRIQQAGPWLRLLVVSKEDDILQKYFGETAHNPETNQRPRLRSPDRSSQRQRRSVSMIPGLSPRTRQSWVCSGSSSMPVSSSQAELLEDTIPYQEFKENQQLVRTNMNKTQSQLQSESSTSSSPSPPPSATATATTTTLAKATMHRCKPFQKVPGRYEPIEEKVRLRSQQQSCAKDSLSSPGMQCERSMQSDSRADRYDVYDRTRPESIYSRTNSEQIYDRIKDPIYERVRFGEPNRTSIEEHQRQQYYQSLQQPCLTRYPLSRAEPQVPIYRPAMRRVTSRRASEGSTGSSTINNFDAASYASTDALRSCAPGSRFSIDSGRDSSPLRTDDPSAYDSTSLRFGNGGNENRSEGRRGGSNGSRSGNGNGDDRSSIDDSVIMTRLRKSFEQKEEFLRRPSHPIGWFLPEERSGSPVRSNGSTAIPREFYARPQKLQKQIWPPNELKQDQQSPASRGSHEKNFAAKMGLDKSSPASNQTLQRLQSDPVSEAEYSNSRNDLLEESTKMNRSLDDPRLQQTITDRLCSPSLYDDHRENSEMKENIDRHQQQLHRNSGKSSFVGTLSRIHENISNATALLSSERQDTRNGASSLPSSPGPDKKANDKFPTLPQGLQIVSKRAKQFESGRLLSDDDEPTGDRTNLYKSELSRLSNKRSVPNVAVRKREFESKAEAQEPRRMPIPGRETKSLDTGNGLKGNRVIPIGSRRIHCEPPTDYKPIEENMRVTDDEVARSRIRSNSAESWESSSVNSQSLRHEWLQRQEDSERKQTENDSSSYIDTTSSVGDDKTMERGSKRHDSYVQGIETESGTMTDDTVHSNGVVFRRPKNTQIADEDRATRRVSYLKATWGERMHVDSDLELSDSEPIHASRGIHKRWRLPLFPNDIASLRRIFEDMTQSASLNRNIYRNNACAGREGASGMVKDIEQVEREGLLHVKFTVLDGKRSSDRSWKQVWGVLRGPILFFYKDRQNQVPSLANDGENVTQCVDVRCSLVDIAEDYTKRKHVLRLANPSAEVLLQTEDAASMALWLRALHEHASADKPSENTYNSTLKQQAVPQAPGPTSSPTTCQTVTSGTVSVSNGAGQRLSPLPGHKGIKKLTSFRNRSPTGQSPINKTRKPSQTIESLVSPKTKTWKGRVAKQLRRMHGQTGPPSSPTTQLPPEGATFKVPLELCPPSSFSEYVPLIVEMCTRIVEARGLEVVGIYRVPGNTAAISHLTESVNKGFENIDRQDSRWSDVNVISSLLKSFFRQLPDSLLTAELYPMFIDADKVEDPQRRMTTIRKLLRDLPEHHFETLKFLMLHLKKIVEHSEVNKMEAKNLAIVFGPTLVRASGSRDNMVTMVTDMSHQCRIVESLLNNVDWFFSDDDLDDLSRLSVNLSLPADNSEIDTTPSNNHNLLLNNIQKVEGVREMASAKDIVSSIISAANRKIQRRRKGQDETDNESHHDIDKLKVKQEAEGLPNRRSMALNERQCSVSEIVLMHENKNQSGRSADRSDRAPSIDSGVMGNVSTVGNGGISNCVNEHATDISSNDGVLSDRSRQYANQPAVESIQSIQPTHRSAVSSASESSRLSSETGLSFDASSTLSSASNDTKQSNDEVAIRTYAGLSATTQERIRRFEQETKAMLQRDQNRQRREAEKREEERRRIEMEWQLAKREMENDDLLDNIVDTTVTPNYLSSGSRLSAFNDRLADKSFMDIGSRTSTRLPPLSIAVQQQPTNVRRVSQLADESTSILPPENTTDTIIKKLKTDQESITSTLPPVRYGSLDSLHETHDVSESSPIQQQRKPLSSDVSDDAGSCFLQWTQKILTINKKLSRQTASPGFWWYISSHLHGTASPTGPASKTSGPSPMSMPIPMPMPMPMPIPMPMPMPMPMPMSMPGRMQVPGSVSDTVGADTVDCARRSPIHVASSSGVPASEPSELSESIEPVEQSSRGVSGSGAGLSSKTLNRFLRGSDLLTSLTTTFDRKWRSLVNSTNQTLRGSNVENTSLSDEDVSVTQNLRNLRGVREDERKTVGQSMGQSLTESYRDPSLHKTLEKPQVTRQKDDAPEKDTDSSVTENSSVDRLDANVPDNDRSAIVRRKIESKEQLRSSKEAIESNSESNETQECCKLPEREGTLTQNGKLSADDSKDFRHDMDSNYSNKLEKFESLTSSEVRSRLKRSESLNKKSENTSSKLKRSESLNKHSVERLSSPTSGKLKRSESLNKHSERSDSPNSKLKRSESLTKTEKTECNISKRRQSVRKDSATKLKRKNGMPERSIKRRHTVGGTKDFDKVHWLDNKLQAETERVVKNEYRPKKSQLRTSSPDLSTGRIGLTDASFLIEVSFRGPSNVVLNVTNARPQSLPDTSLASKVFKVPLESHV; encoded by the exons AAGGCAATCTTGGGTTTGCTCTGGCTCGAGTTCCATGCCTGTTTCGAGCTCCCAAGCTGAGTTACTTGAGGATACCATCCCTTATCAGGAATTCAAGGAAAACCAGCAACTAGTACGAACAAATATGAACAAAACCCAGTCGCAATTGCAATCAGAATCGTCGACGTCGTCTTCTCCGTCGCCACCACCTTCGGCGACAGCCacggcgacgacgacgacgctgGCGAAGGCTACGATGCATCGATGCAAACCGTTTCAGAAGGTCCCTGGCCGCTATGAACCCATCGAGGAGAAGGTACGATTAAGGAGCCAGCAACAATCGTGTGCAAAAGATAGCTTAAGTTCACCTGGCATGCAGTGCGAGAGGTCAATGCAGTCGGATTCGAGGGCTGATAGGTACGATGTTTATGATAGGACACGTCCTGAGTCCATTTACTCAAGGACGAATAGCGAACAGATTTATGACAGAATCAAAGATCCAATATATGAGAGAGTTCGGTTTGGAGAACCGAATCGAACAAGTATTGAAGAGCACCAACGTCAACAGTATTATCAATCCCTTCAGCAGCCGTGCTTAACGCGATACCCTCTGTCCAGAGCAGAACCTCAGGTACCTATTTATCGGCCCGCGATGAGGAGAGTCACCTCGCGGCGCGCTAGTGAAGGGAGCACTGGCAGCTCGACGATAAACAATTTCGACGCAGCCAGCTATGCCAGCACGGACGCCCTGCGATCTTGCGCTCCTGGATCCAGATTTAGCATTGATTCTGGGAGGGACAGTTCTCCATTACGCACTGACGATCCTTCTGCTTATGATTCTACTTCTCTTCGATTTGGAAATGGAGGTAATGAGAACAGGAGTGAAGGAAGACGCGGAGGCTCAAATGGAAGTAGAAGCGGGAATGGGAATGGTGATGATCGTTCTAGTATCGATGATTCTGTTATCATGACGAGGCTTCGTAAGAGCTTTGAACAGAAGGAGGAATTCCTGAGAAGGCCCAGTCATCCGATTGGATGGTTTCTACCAGAGGAGAGGTCAGGGTCTCCTGTGAGGAGCAATGGATCTACTGCAATTCCTCGTGAGTTTTACGCCAGGCCACAGAAACTTCAAAAGCAGATCTGGCCACCGAATGAACTCAAGCAGGATCAACAGTCCCCTGCTTCTAGAGGAAGTCATGAGAAGAATTTTGCAGCGAAGATGGGTTTAGATAAATCATCCCCAGCTTCTAATCAGACTTTGCAGAGGCTTCAGAGTGACCCAGTTAGTGAAGCTGAATATTCTAATTCTCGAAACGATCTGCTCGAGGAGTCCACCAAGATGAATCGTTCGTTGGATGATCCACGACTGCAGCAGACTATCACTGATCGACTGTGTTCGCCTTCCCTCTACGATGATCATCGCGAGaactctgaaatgaaagaaaatattGATAGGCATCAGCAGCAATTGCATCGAAACTCTGGCAAATCAAGCTTCGTTGGAACTTTATCAAGGATACACGAGAACATCAGCAATGCAACGGCCCTGCTTTCAAGTGAACGACAGGATACAAGAAACGGAGCTTCTTCTCTTCCATCTTCTCCAGGACCCGATAAGAAGGCTAATGATAAGTTCCCAACGCTTCCCCAGGGTCTGCAGATTGTGTCCAAGCGCGCGAAGCAGTTTGAGTCAGGTCGCTTGCTCAGTGATGACGATGAACCGACTGGGGATCGAACTAATCTTTACAAGAGCGAGCTGTCGAGATTGTCGAATAAACGTAGCGTACCAAATGTTGCTGTTCGAAAGAGGGAGTTCGAGTCGAAAGCTGAAGCTCAGGAACCCAGAAGGATGCCCATTCCTGGGAGGGAGACCAAGTCTCTGGATACTG GTAATGGATTAAAGGGAAACAGAGTAATACCCATAGGAAGCAGACGCATTCATTGTGAACCACCCACCGACTATAAGCCGATCGAAG AGAACATGAGGGTCACAGACGACGAGGTCGCACGATCCAGGATTCGTAGCAATAGTGCAGAGTCTTGGGAGTCATCGAGTGTCAACTCGCAGAGTCTTAGGCACGAGTGGCTGCAGCGTCAGGAAGACAGCGAAAGGAAGCAAACTGAGAATGACAGTTCGTCGTACATTGACACTACGAGTTCTGTTGGCGATGACAAGACTATGGAGAGGGGATCTAAACGACATGATAGTTATGTGCAAGGCATTGAAACTGAAAGTG GTACGATGACAGACGACACTGTGCATAGTAACGGAGTTGTGTTCAGGCGCCCGAAGAACACGCAGATTG CGGATGAGGATCGTGCGACAAGAAGGGTCTCGTATTTAAAGGCAACTTGGGGCGAGCGAATGCACGTCGACAGTGATTTAGAATTAAGCGATTCGGAGCCCATTCACGCTTCCAGAGG CATTCATAAAAGGTGGCGACTACCGCTGTTTCCAAACGATATAGCATCGCTACGACGCATCTTCGAGGACATGACTCAGTCTGCATCCTTAAACAGAAATATTTATCG CAACAATGCTTGTGCTGGACGAGAAGGGGCGTCTGGTATGGTGAAAGATATTGAACAGGTCGAACGAGAGGGTCTTTTGCATGTTAAGTTCACAGTACTTGATGGCAAG CGATCTTCTGACCGCTCGTGGAAACAGGTGTGGGGCGTTCTTCGAGGACCGATTCTCTTCTTTTACAAGGATCGTCAAAATCAG GTTCCTTCGTTGGCTAATGATGGCGAAAACGTGACACAATGCGTGGATGTGAGATGTTCCTTAGTAGATATTGCGGAAGATTACACGAAACGTAAACACGTCCTACGATTAGCGAATCCGAGTGCAGAGGTTCTTTTACAAACCGAAGATGCTGCGTCCATGGCGCTGTGGTTGCGAGCGTTGCACGAGCATGCTTCCGCTGACAAGCCGTCG GAGAATACATACAATAGCACACTGAAACAGCAGGCTGTGCCTCAAGCTCCAGGTCCTACCAGTAGTCCCACAACCTGTCAGACAGTAACAAGTGGCACTGTGTCGGTATCGAACGGCGCAGGGCAAAGGTTGAGTCCTCTTCCAGGACACAAAGGTATCAAAAAGCTAACTTCCTTCAGGAATAGATCTCCGACTGGTCAGTCGCCGATAAACAAGACGCGCAAGCCGAGTCAAACAATTGAAAGTTTAGTTTCTCCAAAAACAAAAACGTGGAAAGGCAGAGTCGCGAAACAGCTCAGAAGAATGCATGGACAGACTGGGCCACCCTCTTCGCCAACGACGCAGCTACCGCCTGAAGGCGCCACTTTTAAGGTGCCACTGGAACTCTGTCCACCG TCATCGTTTTCGGAATACGTGCCACTGATCGTTGAGATGTGTACGCGTATCGTCGAAGCTAGAGGCCTCGAAGTTGTTGGTATTTACAGAGTACCTGGTAACACTGCCGCTATTTCACACTTGACTGAAAGTGTCAATAAAGGATTTGAAAATATCGATCGTCAG GACTCTAGATGGAGCGATGTAAACGTGATATCATCTCTTCTAAAATCCTTTTTCCGCCAACTTCCCGATTCTCTACTTACTGCAGAATTGTACCCTATGTTCATCGACGCTGATAAAGTAGAAGATCCGCAAAGGAGGATGACAACAATACGAAAGTTGCTCAGGGACCTTCCGGAACATCATTTTGAGACTCTTAAATTTTTAATGCTACATTTGAAGAAAATAGTCGAGCATAGCGAAGTTAATAAAATGGAAGCGAAGAATCTTGCCATAGTGTTTGGCCCTACTCTGGTTCGAGCTAGCGGTTCGAGGGACAATATGGTCACTATGGTTACTGATATGTCACATCAGTGTCGGATTGTTGAGAGCTTGTTAAACAAT GTTGATTGGTTCTTTTCGGACGATGATCTAGATGATCTGAGTAGGCTAAGCGTGAATCTTAGCCTTCCAGCTGATAATAGCGAAATCGATACAACCccgagcaataatcataatcttTTGCTGAACAATATTCAGAAAGTTGAAG GAGTTCGTGAAATGGCTTCTGCCAAGGATATTGTTTCGTCCATCATATCTGCAGCTAATCGCAAAATTCAGAGGAGAAGAAAAGGGCAAGATGAAACGGATAACGAGAGTCACCACGATATCGATAAG TTGAAGGTGAAACAAGAGGCAGAAGGCTTGCCAAACCGACGAAGCATGGCCCTGAATGAGCGACAGTGTTCCGTCAGCGAAATAGTCTTAATGCACGAAAACAAGAATCAATCAGGCCGTTCTGCCGATCGATCCGATCGAGCTCCGTCCATAGATTCAGGCGTTATGGGTAACGTTTCGACTGTTGGCAACGGTGGAATCTCTAACTGTGTCAACGAGCATGCAACCGACATCAGCAGCAACGATGGCGTACTTTCGGATAGATCGAGGCAGTACGCGAATCAGCCGGCAGTCGAGTCGATTCAATCGATTCAACCGACTCATCGCTCGGCCGTCTCGTCGGCTTCTGAGTCCTCGCGACTCTCTAGCGAGACTGGCTTGAGCTTCGATGCAAGTTCGACGCTGTCCAGCGCTTCGAACGATACAAAACAGAGCAACGACGAAGTCGCGATAAGAACGTACGCTGGATTGAGTGCAACCACCCAAGAACGAATAAGAAGGTTCGAACAGGAAACTAAGGCGATGCTGCAGAGGGATCAGAATCGACAGAGGCGCGAGGCCGAAAAGAGGGAAGAGGAACGTAGAAGAATTGAAATGGAGTGGCAGCTAGCGAAACGTGAAATGGAAAATGATGATCTACTGGATAATATAGTTGACACTACTGTGACGCCGAATTATCTCTCTTCGGGTTCTAGACTTTCTGCCTTTAATGATAGGCTTGCTGATAAATCCTTCATGGATATAGGATCTCGTACGTCTACAAGACTTCCGCCTCTTTCGATAGCCGTACAGCAGCAGCCTACTAATGTTAGACGAGTTTCTCAGCTCGCGGACGAGtctacctcaatcctccctccagaAAATACTACAGATACTATTATAAAGAAATTAAAGACTGATCAAGAG TCGATAACTTCGACATTGCCACCCGTTCGTTATGGCAGCTTGGATTCCCTACACGAGACACATGACGTTTCTGAATCATCGCCAATCCAGCAACAACGAAAGCCACTTTCCAGCGATGTCTCGGATGATG CCGGATCTTGTTTTCTGCAATGGACACAGAAGATTTTGACCATTAACAAAAAGCTTTCTAG GCAAACGGCAAGTCCTGGTTTCTGGTGGTACATATCGTCCCACCTACACGGTACCGCAAGCCCCACTGGCCCCGCCTCGAAGACATCGGGCCCATCGCCAATGTCGATGCCAATACCAATGCCAATGCCAATGCCAATGCCAATACCAATGCCAATGCCGATGCCAATGCCAATGCCAATGTCGATGCCAGGGCGAATGCAAGTGCCAGGGTCAGTGTCGGACACGGTCGGTGCCGATACCGTCGATTGCGCGCGACGATCACCGATACACGTCGCCTCCTCCTCGGGAGTACCGGCCTCGGAGCCCTCCGAACTCTCTGAGTCTATCGAGCCCGTCGAACAGTCATCGCGAGGCGTGTCGGGCTCAGGGGCCGGATTGTCTTCCAAGACTCTAAACAGATTCCTTCGAG GTAGCGATCTTTTAACCAGCTTGACGACCACGTTTGACCGCAAGTGGAGGTCCTTGGTGAACTCCACGAACCAGACACTTCGAGGATCCAACGTAGAGAACACTTCTCTCAGCGATGAGGACGTCTCAGTGACCCAAAATTTGAGAAACCTGCGAGGTGTGCGAGAGGACGAGCGAAAGACTGTTGGTCAATCTATGGGTCAGTCTTTGACTGAAAGTTATCGGGATCCGAGCTTGCATAAGACGCTCGAGAAACCTCAAGTCACTCGTCAGAAGGAT GACGCTCCAGAAAAGGACACAGATTCATCAGTGACAGAGAACAGCAGCGTGGATCGACTGGACGCCAACGTACCTGATAACGACAGAAGCGCGATCGTGCGAAGGAAAATCGAGTCGAAGGAACAGTTGCGATCAAGCAAAGAAGCGATTGAATCAAACTCAGAATCAAACGAGACACAAGAATGCTGCAAGCTGCCTGAAAGGGAAGGAACCTTAACTCAGAATGGAAAACTATCAGCAGACGATTCAAAAGATTTTCGCCACGACATGGACTCAAACTATTCGAACAAGCTAGAAAAATTCGAAAGTTTAACAAGCTCCGAGGTGAGATCACGTTTAAAAAGATCAGAGTCCCTGAATAAGAAATCCGAGAACACTTCCTCGAAATTGAAAAGGTCTGAGAGCCTGAACAAACACTCGGTCGAAAGATTGTCGTCCCCCACGAGCGGCAAACTGAAAAGATCCGAGAGTCTGAACAAACATTCAGAGAGGTCCGATTCGCCGAACAGTAAACTGAAGCGATCGGAGTCGTTGACGAAAACGGAGAAGACGGAGTGTAATATTAGCAAAAGGCGGCAGTCTGTTAGGAAAGATAGCGCGACAAAATTGAAACGTAAGAATGGTATGCCAGAGCGATCGATTAAACGAAGGCATACTGTAGGTGGCACCAAGGATTTTGATAAGGTACACTGGCTAGATAACAAACTGCAAGCCGAAACCGAGAGGGTCGTGAAGAATGAGTACAGGCCCAAGAAGAGTCAGCTGCGAACCAGTTCGCCAGATCTGAGTACTGGTCGCATCGGTCTCACCGATGCTAGCTTTCTAATCGAAGTCAGCTTTCGTGGACCAAGCAACGTCGTCCTCAACGTAACCAACGCTCGTCCACAGTCCTTGCCGGACACAAGCTTGGCTTCCAAAGTCTTTAAAGTACCTCTTGAAAGTCACGTGTGA